One region of Drosophila subobscura isolate 14011-0131.10 chromosome J, UCBerk_Dsub_1.0, whole genome shotgun sequence genomic DNA includes:
- the LOC117894497 gene encoding platelet glycoprotein V isoform X1, which translates to MLRETANAMSLPVLELSSWSIILLLCTAGVRSGLPQGRDLPTQSLDEFRQRYLLPLISSDTRNCTLNACESLGIVSQLLMLINSMPNGTQSAARDQQPSKPKKEVHGGNGDANSDEVNAMTHLANFDLVKRVRQIESRLRSVEQPIWHLSSGSQIEWNHCTSGVCRCNPDTKSFTCWNTNLKSVPVTQVIPMNMVSIDLSRNILSTLHKDTFRGLTLLKELDISNNVLDFLPFDLFQDLDSLLHLRIQNNQLEDIDPRTFWKLRNLNILDLSKNAIGLLPETIFFHAQRLTVINMCDNQIKNFPPNLLRDQLELEELDMSRNKIEKLGSGSVRSLDKLKTLDFGWNQIARIDDDFFAGLTSLRILMLHNNRISSISATIFNNLVNLVTLDLTMNRISHIDGQAFVGLKHLNELLLGQNSMSSIPADLFLHVSALTRLTLFSNNLTTLEEDDFQGLSSLKILMLNNNVLKYFDARAFEPLTQLEKLRIDSNKLMFLPTGALHGLDKLVAVKLDKNPWHCDCRALYLARWIREFVLKLWDGQQPMCRGPGDLGGHEVGLLRYDDLCDGQWASMLSLSPRLPVRKHRISTPMNYTDYFNLYLKHIYNKTTDEELKEAEITSVAIKKVHHD; encoded by the exons ATGTTGAGAGAAACCGCGAACGCCATGTCGCTGCCAGTCCTGGAATTATCATCATGGAGCATCATCCTGTTGCTGTGCACGGCGGGAGTACGTTCCGGTCTGCCGCAGGGCAGGGATCTGCCCACCCAGAGCCTCGATGAGTTCCGGCAGCGGTACTTGCTGCCGCTGATCTCCTCGGACACTCGGAACTGCACGCTGAATGCCTGCGAGTCGCTGGGCATTGTCTcccagctgctgatgctcatCAACTCGATGCCAAACGGCACTCAGTCTGCGGCCAGAGACCAGCAGCCGTCCAAGCCGAAGAAGGAAGTCCATGGTGGCAATGGCGATGCCAACAGCGACGAGGTGAACGCCATGACCCACCTGGCAAACTTTGACCTGGTGAAGCGTGTGCGTCAGATCGAGAGTCGTCTGCGGTCCGTGGAGCAGCCCATCTGGCACCTGTCCAGCGGCAGCCAGATCGAGTGGAATCACTGCACCTCCGGCGTGTGTCGCTGCAATCCGGACACCAAGAGTTTCACCTGCTGGAACACGAACCTCAAGTCGGTGCCGGTCACCCAGGTTATTCCCATGAATATGGTGTCCAT TGATCTCTCTCGGAACATTCTCTCCACGCTGCACAAGGACACCTTTCGGGGATTGACGCTGCTGAAGGAGTTGGACATCTCGAACAATGTGCTGGACTTTCTACCCTTTGATTTGTTTCAGGACTTGGATAGTCTACTGCATCT TCGCATTCAGAACAACCAACTGGAGGACATTGATCCGCGCACCTTTTGGAAGCTGCGCAACCTAAACATTCTCGATCTGAGCAAGAACGCGATCGGTCTGCTGCCCGAAACGATCTTCTTCCATGCCCAGCGGCTCACCGTGATCAACATGTGCGACAATCAAATAAAGAACTTTCCCCCCAACCTGCTGCGCGATCAACTGGAGCTCGAGGAGCTCGACATGTCACGGAACAAGATCGAGAAGCTCGGCTCCGGCAGTGTGCGCTCATTGGACAAGCTGAAAACTCTCGACTTTGGCTGGAATCAAATTG CCCGGATAGACGATGATTTCTTTGCGGGCTTGACGAGCCTGCGCATCCTGATGCTGCACAACAATCGCATCTCATCGATTTCGGCCACCATCTTCAATAATCTCGTCAATCTGGTGACCTTGGATCTAACAATGAACCGGATCAGTCAT ATCGATGGTCAGGCATTTGTGGGGCTGAAACATCTGAATGAGCTGCTCCTCGGCCAGAACTCAATGTCCAGCATCCCCGCAGATCTCTTCCTGCATGTCAGTGCCCTCACCCGGTTGACGCTCTTCTCCAACAATCTCACCACCCTGGAGGAGGATGATTTCCAGGGACTCAGCAGCCTGAAGATTCTCATGCTGAACAACAATGTTCTCAAGTACTTTGATGCCAGAGCCTTTGAGCCGCTCACCCAGCTGGAAAAGCT TCGAATTGATTCCAATAAGCTGATGTTCCTGCCCACGGGGGCGCTGCATGGACTGGACAAGCTGGTGGCCGTCAAGTTGGACAAGAATCCGTGGCACTGCGACTGTCGTGCCCTCTACCTGGCCCGCTGGATACGCGAATTTGTGCTGAAACTCTGGGACGGACAGCAGCCCATGTGCCGGGGCCCCGGCGATTTGGGCGGGCACGAGGTGGGCCTGCTGCGCTACGATGATCTGTGCGATGGCCAGTGGGCCAGCATGTTGTCCCTGTCGCCACGTCTGCCGGTCCGCAAGCACCGCATCTCCACTCCGATGAACTATACTGACTATTTCAATCTGTACTTGAAGCACATCTACAACAAGACCACCGACGAGGAGCTCAAAGAGGCAGAGATAACCAGCGTGGCCATCAAAAAGGTGCATCACGATTGA
- the LOC117894497 gene encoding platelet glycoprotein V isoform X2, which translates to MLRETANAMSLPVLELSSWSIILLLCTAGVRSGLPQGRDLPTQSLDEFRQRYLLPLISSDTRNCTLNACESLGIVSQLLMLINSMPNGTQSAARDQQPSKPKKEVHGGNGDANSDEVNAMTHLANFDLVKRVRQIESRLRSVEQPIWHLSSGSQIEWNHCTSGVCRCNPDTKSFTCWNTNLKSVPVTQVIPMNMVSIDLSRNILSTLHKDTFRGLTLLKELDISNNVLDFLPFDLFQDLDSLLHLRIQNNQLEDIDPRTFWKLRNLNILDLSKNAIGLLPETIFFHAQRLTVINMCDNQIKNFPPNLLRDQLELEELDMSRNKIEKLGSGSVRSLDKLKTLDFGWNQIARIDDDFFAGLTSLRILMLHNNRISSISATIFNNLVNLVTLDLTMNRISHIDGQAFVGLKHLNELLLGQNSMSSIPADLFLHVSALTRLTLFSNNLTTLEEDDFQGLSSLKILMLNNNVLKYFDARAFEPLTQLEKLRIDSNKLMFLPTGALHGLDKLVAVKLDKNPWHCDCRALYLARWIREFVLKLWDGQQPMCRGPGDLGGHEVGLLRYDDLCDGQWASMLSLSPRLPHIYNKTTDEELKEAEITSVAIKKVHHD; encoded by the exons ATGTTGAGAGAAACCGCGAACGCCATGTCGCTGCCAGTCCTGGAATTATCATCATGGAGCATCATCCTGTTGCTGTGCACGGCGGGAGTACGTTCCGGTCTGCCGCAGGGCAGGGATCTGCCCACCCAGAGCCTCGATGAGTTCCGGCAGCGGTACTTGCTGCCGCTGATCTCCTCGGACACTCGGAACTGCACGCTGAATGCCTGCGAGTCGCTGGGCATTGTCTcccagctgctgatgctcatCAACTCGATGCCAAACGGCACTCAGTCTGCGGCCAGAGACCAGCAGCCGTCCAAGCCGAAGAAGGAAGTCCATGGTGGCAATGGCGATGCCAACAGCGACGAGGTGAACGCCATGACCCACCTGGCAAACTTTGACCTGGTGAAGCGTGTGCGTCAGATCGAGAGTCGTCTGCGGTCCGTGGAGCAGCCCATCTGGCACCTGTCCAGCGGCAGCCAGATCGAGTGGAATCACTGCACCTCCGGCGTGTGTCGCTGCAATCCGGACACCAAGAGTTTCACCTGCTGGAACACGAACCTCAAGTCGGTGCCGGTCACCCAGGTTATTCCCATGAATATGGTGTCCAT TGATCTCTCTCGGAACATTCTCTCCACGCTGCACAAGGACACCTTTCGGGGATTGACGCTGCTGAAGGAGTTGGACATCTCGAACAATGTGCTGGACTTTCTACCCTTTGATTTGTTTCAGGACTTGGATAGTCTACTGCATCT TCGCATTCAGAACAACCAACTGGAGGACATTGATCCGCGCACCTTTTGGAAGCTGCGCAACCTAAACATTCTCGATCTGAGCAAGAACGCGATCGGTCTGCTGCCCGAAACGATCTTCTTCCATGCCCAGCGGCTCACCGTGATCAACATGTGCGACAATCAAATAAAGAACTTTCCCCCCAACCTGCTGCGCGATCAACTGGAGCTCGAGGAGCTCGACATGTCACGGAACAAGATCGAGAAGCTCGGCTCCGGCAGTGTGCGCTCATTGGACAAGCTGAAAACTCTCGACTTTGGCTGGAATCAAATTG CCCGGATAGACGATGATTTCTTTGCGGGCTTGACGAGCCTGCGCATCCTGATGCTGCACAACAATCGCATCTCATCGATTTCGGCCACCATCTTCAATAATCTCGTCAATCTGGTGACCTTGGATCTAACAATGAACCGGATCAGTCAT ATCGATGGTCAGGCATTTGTGGGGCTGAAACATCTGAATGAGCTGCTCCTCGGCCAGAACTCAATGTCCAGCATCCCCGCAGATCTCTTCCTGCATGTCAGTGCCCTCACCCGGTTGACGCTCTTCTCCAACAATCTCACCACCCTGGAGGAGGATGATTTCCAGGGACTCAGCAGCCTGAAGATTCTCATGCTGAACAACAATGTTCTCAAGTACTTTGATGCCAGAGCCTTTGAGCCGCTCACCCAGCTGGAAAAGCT TCGAATTGATTCCAATAAGCTGATGTTCCTGCCCACGGGGGCGCTGCATGGACTGGACAAGCTGGTGGCCGTCAAGTTGGACAAGAATCCGTGGCACTGCGACTGTCGTGCCCTCTACCTGGCCCGCTGGATACGCGAATTTGTGCTGAAACTCTGGGACGGACAGCAGCCCATGTGCCGGGGCCCCGGCGATTTGGGCGGGCACGAGGTGGGCCTGCTGCGCTACGATGATCTGTGCGATGGCCAGTGGGCCAGCATGTTGTCCCTGTCGCCACGTCTGCCG CACATCTACAACAAGACCACCGACGAGGAGCTCAAAGAGGCAGAGATAACCAGCGTGGCCATCAAAAAGGTGCATCACGATTGA